One Brassica oleracea var. oleracea cultivar TO1000 chromosome C7, BOL, whole genome shotgun sequence genomic window carries:
- the LOC106305260 gene encoding uncharacterized protein LOC106305260 isoform X1 yields MKAIRGWRLGRTSHMPGAHHRARTEKPVWIIAVVSLIIMFVIGAYMFPHHSKAACYMLSSKGCKGLTDWLPTSPRKFSYDEITARVVTREVLSSPLVIKKSSKIAFMFLTPGTLPFEKLWDLFFRGHEGKLSVYIHASKDTPVHTSRYFINRDIPSDEVVWGTISMIDAERRLLANALRDPENQQFVLLSDSCVPLRSFEYMYNYMMFSNVSYVDCFYDPGRHGTGRHTDHMLPEIPKEDFRKGSQWFSIKRQHAVITAADSLYYSKFRDYCGPGVESNKYCIADEHYLPTLFHMLDPGGIANWTLTYVDWSEKKWHPKTYMPEDITHELLMNLMSIDAVSHVTSEKTGVVTWTQCMWNEIKRPSYIFGREFHAHTLDKLIDVFSNYTTILHKPH; encoded by the exons ATGAAGGCCATTAGAGGGTGGCGTCTAGGCAGAACAAGTCATATGCCTGGTGCTCATCACCGTGCTCGTACAGAGAAGCCAGTATGGATCATCGCAGTGGTTTCGTTGATAATAATGTTTGTAATTGGTGCTTACATGTTCCCTCATCATAGCAAAGCTGCTTGTTATATGCTTTCGTCTAAAGGTTGCAAGGGACTTACTGATTGGCTTCCAACCTCGCCGAGGAAGTTTTCTTATGACGAGATCACAGCTCGTGTAGTGACTAGGGAAGTCTTGAGCTCCCCTCTTGTTATAAAAAAGAGTTCTAAGATTGCATTTATGTTCTTAACTCCGGGTACATTGCCTTTTGAAAAGTTATGGGATCTCTTTTTCCGG GGTCATGAGGGGAAATTATCTGTGTATATCCATGCATCAAAGGATACGCCGGTTCACACCAGTCGTTACTTTATTAACCGTGATATTCCAAGTGATGAG GTGGTCTGGGGTACAATATCAATGATTGATGCTGAAAGGCGTTTGTTGGCCAATGCTCTTAGAGATCCTGAGAATCAGCAATTTGTTTTACTCTCTGATAG TTGTGTGCCACTTCGAAGTTTTGAATACATGTACAACTATATGATGTTCAGCAATGTCAGCTATGTTGACTG CTTTTACGATCCTGGTCGACATGGAACCGGCAGGCATACGGATCACATGTTGCCGGAAATTCCAAAAGAAGATTTTAGAAAGGGTTCACAG TGGTTCTCCATTAAGCGTCAGCATGCAGTAATAACTGCAGCAGACAGTTTATACTACTCAAAATTCCGGGACTACTGTGGG CCAGGTGTAGAGAGTAACAAGTACTGCATTGCGGATGAACATTACCTGCCAACACTATTCCAT ATGCTTGATCCTGGTGGCATTGCGAACTGGACTCTGACATATGTTGATTGGTCTGAGAAAAAGTGGCATCCAAAAACATACATGCCCGAAGACATCACACACGAGTTACTGATGAACCTCATG TCCATTGACGCAGTTTCACACGTAACAAGTGAAAAAACG GGTGTAGTAACATGGACACAATGCATGTGGAATGAAATCAAAAGACCTAGCTATATCTTTGGAAGGGAGTTTCATGCACATACTCTTGATAAACTGATCGACGTTTTCTCAAACTACACAACCATACTGCATAAACCTCACTAG
- the LOC106305260 gene encoding uncharacterized protein LOC106305260 isoform X3, giving the protein MKAIRGWRLGRTSHMPGAHHRARTEKPVWIIAVVSLIIMFVIGAYMFPHHSKAACYMLSSKGCKGLTDWLPTSPRKFSYDEITARVVTREVLSSPLVIKKSSKIAFMFLTPGTLPFEKLWDLFFRGHEGKLSVYIHASKDTPVHTSRYFINRDIPSDEVVWGTISMIDAERRLLANALRDPENQQFVLLSDSCVPLRSFEYMYNYMMFSNVSYVDCFYDPGRHGTGRHTDHMLPEIPKEDFRKGSQPGVESNKYCIADEHYLPTLFHMLDPGGIANWTLTYVDWSEKKWHPKTYMPEDITHELLMNLMSIDAVSHVTSEKTGVVTWTQCMWNEIKRPSYIFGREFHAHTLDKLIDVFSNYTTILHKPH; this is encoded by the exons ATGAAGGCCATTAGAGGGTGGCGTCTAGGCAGAACAAGTCATATGCCTGGTGCTCATCACCGTGCTCGTACAGAGAAGCCAGTATGGATCATCGCAGTGGTTTCGTTGATAATAATGTTTGTAATTGGTGCTTACATGTTCCCTCATCATAGCAAAGCTGCTTGTTATATGCTTTCGTCTAAAGGTTGCAAGGGACTTACTGATTGGCTTCCAACCTCGCCGAGGAAGTTTTCTTATGACGAGATCACAGCTCGTGTAGTGACTAGGGAAGTCTTGAGCTCCCCTCTTGTTATAAAAAAGAGTTCTAAGATTGCATTTATGTTCTTAACTCCGGGTACATTGCCTTTTGAAAAGTTATGGGATCTCTTTTTCCGG GGTCATGAGGGGAAATTATCTGTGTATATCCATGCATCAAAGGATACGCCGGTTCACACCAGTCGTTACTTTATTAACCGTGATATTCCAAGTGATGAG GTGGTCTGGGGTACAATATCAATGATTGATGCTGAAAGGCGTTTGTTGGCCAATGCTCTTAGAGATCCTGAGAATCAGCAATTTGTTTTACTCTCTGATAG TTGTGTGCCACTTCGAAGTTTTGAATACATGTACAACTATATGATGTTCAGCAATGTCAGCTATGTTGACTG CTTTTACGATCCTGGTCGACATGGAACCGGCAGGCATACGGATCACATGTTGCCGGAAATTCCAAAAGAAGATTTTAGAAAGGGTTCACAG CCAGGTGTAGAGAGTAACAAGTACTGCATTGCGGATGAACATTACCTGCCAACACTATTCCAT ATGCTTGATCCTGGTGGCATTGCGAACTGGACTCTGACATATGTTGATTGGTCTGAGAAAAAGTGGCATCCAAAAACATACATGCCCGAAGACATCACACACGAGTTACTGATGAACCTCATG TCCATTGACGCAGTTTCACACGTAACAAGTGAAAAAACG GGTGTAGTAACATGGACACAATGCATGTGGAATGAAATCAAAAGACCTAGCTATATCTTTGGAAGGGAGTTTCATGCACATACTCTTGATAAACTGATCGACGTTTTCTCAAACTACACAACCATACTGCATAAACCTCACTAG
- the LOC106302345 gene encoding uncharacterized protein LOC106302345: MSSEMDRALLALSLKDDDDGLFTLPNLPQYFATERNACSLIGRLLNPEFQRLPKLILDLPRRWQKAERVRGFAQTKEKFQFVFMHEHDLQEVLDKEKPPPGYLQSVSIWVRISNIPVNHYTKETISELGDLIGHVEKVIFDPRKTTEARVLNLPGGEQTTICYYYEKVQKRCYHCQRLTHAKERCPFLEHDKGSRDQSTGFMTISQTPRPQRVLEVNDPLFGVLKEDQVGINPLSGRPRIAPEILQEMCNYLLASSSKDRHVREQRVIASVKDAEMNPATQRSVMQLISTQLFTSDINKGKGIVFLYDKEERMGHYFIPNPQPKLMASAISSGQTLFNTTSLQLMFSVNCRYHPFNSLRRIKSVL; encoded by the exons ATGTCTTCTGAAATGGATAGAGCTCTCTTAGCCTTATCCCTCAAAGATGATGATGATGGCCTTTTCACTCTACCAAATCTCCCGCAGTATTTCGCAACTGAAAGGAATGCATGCAGCTTAATAGGACGACTTCTTAACCCAGAATTTCAAAGGCTGCCAAAATTGATCCTCGATCTACCTAGGAGGTGGCAGAAGGCGGAAAGGGTCAGGGGATTTGCTCAGACTAAAGAAAAATTTCAGTTTGTGTTCATGCATGAACACGATCTTCAGGAAGTTCTCGACAAAG AGAAGCCTCCGCCTGGATACTTGCAATCAGTGTCGATCTGGGTTAGAATCAGTAACATTCCAGTCAATCACTACACTAAAGAAACTATTTCTGAGCTTGGAGATCTCATCGGGCATGTTGAAAAAGTCATATTTGATCCCCGAAAAACCACAGAGGCAAGAGTCCTGAATCTCCCAGGTGGTGAACAGACAACAATATGTTACTATTATGAAAAAGTACAGAAACGATGTTACCATTGTCAGAGATTAACGCATGCAAAGGAGCGCTGTCCTTTTCTAGAACATGATAAAGGATCTAGAGATCAATCAACTGGTTTCATGACTATCTCTCAGACTCCTCGTCCCCAACGGGTTCTTGAAGTTAACGATCCTCTGTTTGGAGTCTTAAAGGAAGATCAAGTTGGAATTAATCCTCTCTCCGGTCGCCCACGTATTGCTCCTGAGATTCTGCAAGAGATGTGTAATTATCTACTAGCTTCAAGCTCTAAAGACAGACATGTTCGAGAACAAAGAGTCATTGCTTCAGTGAAAGATGCAGAGATGAATCCGGCCACACAGAGATCAGTGATGCAGCTCATCTCCACTCAGTTGTTTACTTCAGACATAAACAAAGGAAAAGGGATAGTTTTCTTATATGATAAAGAAGAAAGAATGGGTCACTATTTTATCCCTAACCCGCAGCCTAAGCTTATGGCATCGGCAATCTCCTCAGGACAGACGCTGTTCAACACTACAAGTCTACAACTAATGTTTTCTGTAAACTGTCGCTACCATCCCTTCAACAGCCTCAGGAGAATCAAATCAGTCCTCTGA
- the LOC106305260 gene encoding uncharacterized protein LOC106305260 isoform X2, with amino-acid sequence MKAIRGWRLGRTSHMPGAHHRARTEKPVWIIAVVSLIIMFVIGAYMFPHHSKAACYMLSSKGCKGLTDWLPTSPRKFSYDEITARVVTREVLSSPLVIKKSSKIAFMFLTPGTLPFEKLWDLFFRGHEGKLSVYIHASKDTPVHTSRYFINRDIPSDEVVWGTISMIDAERRLLANALRDPENQQFVLLSDSFYDPGRHGTGRHTDHMLPEIPKEDFRKGSQWFSIKRQHAVITAADSLYYSKFRDYCGPGVESNKYCIADEHYLPTLFHMLDPGGIANWTLTYVDWSEKKWHPKTYMPEDITHELLMNLMSIDAVSHVTSEKTGVVTWTQCMWNEIKRPSYIFGREFHAHTLDKLIDVFSNYTTILHKPH; translated from the exons ATGAAGGCCATTAGAGGGTGGCGTCTAGGCAGAACAAGTCATATGCCTGGTGCTCATCACCGTGCTCGTACAGAGAAGCCAGTATGGATCATCGCAGTGGTTTCGTTGATAATAATGTTTGTAATTGGTGCTTACATGTTCCCTCATCATAGCAAAGCTGCTTGTTATATGCTTTCGTCTAAAGGTTGCAAGGGACTTACTGATTGGCTTCCAACCTCGCCGAGGAAGTTTTCTTATGACGAGATCACAGCTCGTGTAGTGACTAGGGAAGTCTTGAGCTCCCCTCTTGTTATAAAAAAGAGTTCTAAGATTGCATTTATGTTCTTAACTCCGGGTACATTGCCTTTTGAAAAGTTATGGGATCTCTTTTTCCGG GGTCATGAGGGGAAATTATCTGTGTATATCCATGCATCAAAGGATACGCCGGTTCACACCAGTCGTTACTTTATTAACCGTGATATTCCAAGTGATGAG GTGGTCTGGGGTACAATATCAATGATTGATGCTGAAAGGCGTTTGTTGGCCAATGCTCTTAGAGATCCTGAGAATCAGCAATTTGTTTTACTCTCTGATAG CTTTTACGATCCTGGTCGACATGGAACCGGCAGGCATACGGATCACATGTTGCCGGAAATTCCAAAAGAAGATTTTAGAAAGGGTTCACAG TGGTTCTCCATTAAGCGTCAGCATGCAGTAATAACTGCAGCAGACAGTTTATACTACTCAAAATTCCGGGACTACTGTGGG CCAGGTGTAGAGAGTAACAAGTACTGCATTGCGGATGAACATTACCTGCCAACACTATTCCAT ATGCTTGATCCTGGTGGCATTGCGAACTGGACTCTGACATATGTTGATTGGTCTGAGAAAAAGTGGCATCCAAAAACATACATGCCCGAAGACATCACACACGAGTTACTGATGAACCTCATG TCCATTGACGCAGTTTCACACGTAACAAGTGAAAAAACG GGTGTAGTAACATGGACACAATGCATGTGGAATGAAATCAAAAGACCTAGCTATATCTTTGGAAGGGAGTTTCATGCACATACTCTTGATAAACTGATCGACGTTTTCTCAAACTACACAACCATACTGCATAAACCTCACTAG